The genomic DNA AGGACAGGATTCGGACTATTGTTACATATTATATTTGGACATAATGGCTAGTAAACATTTTCAAGGTATTTGAAatgttacttttcaaaataaatcttgttattgttaatagttatTGGTTTGTTTTCTGTTACCTTCAGTATTTCCagtaacaagcaattgttaccATGTGACGTAACAAAGCATTCTAAATATTGCTTGTTATGGATGGAATACCTTACTCAAAGAAGAGAGAAAAAGAATTATGTGACATTGTGAACATTTTTGTGTAgtgatatatttcttatttcttttttcagttttgaGGTATAGTCTATGCATCTTAGCAATATCCATGGTGATTCTGGGTTTTGCTACAGGTGATTTTACTTGTTTACTTCCGATTCCGTATTctgataattgaaaaataaatgataataagtTTAAAACTATTTTCTCTAGTTATATGATTATGTGCATTTTCATCAGAAATTGGAAAAAGACTTTTCTGaatgtgaaatatattatttttattagatTTATGTCTAATAAAAGACGTGAAATACCTTAAAATCTTAGAAACAATTatataaattgtttcaaaattactagTAACGTGTTAAAACACCAAATATTAtcttttatcttcaaaatttattcaaaagtaGACCTCgccataaaaaaacattacagtaAGGCATCTGAGaaataattatttctaaaaaGAAATCATATTTGAGAACGGGTAGCTTCTTTTCTACGATTTCAGTGTCTATTCCTGGTGGTTTTCTTTTACACAAAATGTCAAAttctttgtttttcctttttacacAAAATGTCACATACTCGGTTATTTCCTTACACAAAATGCCacattttttgatgtttttcatttttaatttacacaaaatgcCAAGTTTTTGCTGTTTTACTTTTAACGCAAAATGCCGAATTCTTTGTGATTTTCTTCGGCTAACTAAAAGATACTGTTTCTTTAACGATATGTAGGAATATGGAGTGTGACTGAGGGAAGCATAAATGTTCAGATTAGTGCATGTTTGTCGATGGTGAAGAGTCTAATTCAACTTGGACTAATATTCTGGTTGACATGTGTACATACCGGAAATGCTATCAACGCCCGGAAAACTGTTTATGGATCACTGCCTATGCtgttaattgtaatgtttacAGTTATTGGTATGTTCGCTTTTTCGATAGATGTCTTCCACAAAAACCCCATTCAacgttacaaaatattttgcacgCGTCCTTATTCTAATATTGACTATAAACAATGCAAACGTATTGAATAGTGACTATAGACAATGCAAAGGTATTGAATAATGACTATAGACAATGCAAACGTATTGAATAGCAAGTTTTTATcattgaccagcaagccattcattaagtgttttattacatgacggCAGTTATCAGTTTTCacagtttttttaagttttgatttaatagtCCAGTAAAACTTTGCTGATTATATAAACCGTGATATAGCACTAACCATGAACCAGCGATTTATAAAGTAGTCAAGTAAAACTTTATGTAATATCCTTCACGAAGTTGTGAAATGGCCTAAATGTATTACCTCAGTTCGAAAAATAGCAGCTCTAATGCGAACATTCTGTTAAATTAGCTCAAATTTTAGGATTTAATTTTGTACCCggtttaataattgaaaaaaatgagagttgcaaatttaaaaaaaaaatatttcgtttccattACTTGCCTATTTCAGAGATGATATTTGTCAATACCCCGGACGAAGACCTACTAACATCCGGTCTGTTTCTTCGAATTTTCGTAATCATAGACTGTGTATATGGTGCCGCTATTGTGGTTATTGTACTGATGCTGGTGGCCAGATGGTCCAGGAAAAAGAGAGGAGTGTATGACTTCAATGCTGAAATAACCGGATACAGAAGAATGGCAGTCTTTTCAACAGGAATAAATAGCACAAGTTTAGAAATGTGAAAACATTCAGCTGAATCGTTATATGGTTAATTTGTTTTAGTCTAATAATACTGTATATATGTGACTAGTTTCAGATTTTATAACAGTATCTTACTCGAAAATTCTCATATCCATTTGAAATCGTGTAAgctattagtttttttttttttttttttttttttttttttttttttcgtgactTGAATATCCAACTTCTTGAGTCTAACTGCAGAACAACCTTCAGATTATTGCACATAATGGTCAGTCGAAATCACGATCAAAAGACAAAGGTTATAACAGATGATCCTGTAAACTTCATACTGGATAATTCTTAATTTCATTATATTACAGACTTGTTTTAGAACTACGGAAGGAAATTAaagtaaagtttttatttaaattctaTATCATTAttgttcattattattattattattataattactatACCATATTTGTATATCACTCTTCTCATAAAAAAgaatatacgttcaaaagtgcttaacAATAGAATAGACATACATTTACAATAGAtattgatgaataaaaataaaagcaatgatACGTATCAATTATGCAACTCAAGATACGTGTtaaaataatataatcaaatGATAATAGAAATGAATAAATGCTAAACAGTAAACACAGGTtactatttgaaaattaaaacaatatcgcACTATCAATATATCAATGCATGAAACTACGAATAATACAAAGTGTCTAGTTAAACACAAATTACCGGTACATCTAAAACAACACTGACGTGTTTAAAATACGATTCATGATGAgacaaaggggcctccgtggccgagtggttaaggtcgctgacttcaaatcacttgcccctcatcgatgtgggttcgagcctcactcgaggcgttgaactctccatgtgaggaagccatccagctggcttacggaaggtcggtggttctacccagaaaAGAATTAAGATCGGTAAGCAGACACAGTCACAGTCAGACAATCACATAGGCATTGACACTGTCcattgtattttacaaataaatgttttagtGATTATTTTGAATGATGAGAGTGTTCCACAGTGTTTTATCTCCCCTGTAATTATAGTTTCACCTGTACAGTAGGGTCCTGTTGTGCCAACTTTTCAACATGGGTATTGTTACGTTATAGGTATCGTTTGAATatgtcaaaacataaaattttgctTTCATAATTAATTATGATATAGAAATTAGGCTAAGGAAAGTGTACTCAAACTTAATAAATTCTTTAATACTTACAATCCAATAAAATAGTGTCACAGTAAGTCAACGATACACCATGTGTTACTGGGGTATCTGGTATCGTacttttatacttctttgattaatACATATATGACTGCCATGGAAAACATGAAAAGTGGTTCATATAGAACACCGTACAAGCGACTGAATTCTTTTCTTAAATATGTCCTATGTACATGAGGAAgaaatcatttttcttaaatatatgtgCATTCAAAACATAATTGCAGCTGGAACGAATGAAAACCTGCTTTATGCACCGTTTGAATGATTAAGATTACGTTTTCTTATGTATCCGTGATTCACTAGTCCACCCTTTTTTACAGGGTTTCgtaatattatatttgatatgTGGTCTATATGATAGTCAATACAAGGTAGTTGAAGGTACGTGGAATACAACTGTAAAAGgtttgaacactaaacatgcaatATGTCTTAAAGCAGTTGGGTGATaaccttttaaaaagaaaacgttttataACAACTGCGGCATAGGTTTCTTGTAGAGCAAATAAATCTGGGGTTGTCACAAATTAAGATAAGTTGAGTTATTTGTATTCTTTATATAAGTAATTCCATTAATGTAGAAATGCCGGGTGTCCAGCAAGCAAACAAAGACAAGCATAAGCTAtagcaacataaaacaaaataaaagcaacTAAAATCAAATTCaagttaaatttaaattataaGCCACACTGTCGTACTCCAGAAAAAGTGTTTAGTCGTCAAAGTTTACAACACTTCAAAATAACCTGAGATGGGATAAGCACATTAACTCTGTAAAACAGTCTTTATTTTCTGTCTAGATATTTAAGCTAAGTTAAGTGCAAGGACATATATATAAAGCAAAAGAAAGAGCAAAGTTAGAATATTAATCTACTATTTGAGgccaaaaatactgaaaatccatatataaatcaaattgaaaaagttAAGAGAACAGCCGCCAGATTTGTCACTACTCACTTTTATATACAAGTTCAGTTTCTGATATATTTACTGATTTAAACTGGCCATCATTGGAGAGAGAAAGAACTACTGCTTGctcaaaaatgtatttcaatatgGTCTATGATCGATGTAGTAGCTATATATCcagaaaacaatttattaatacCCGCTGATTCAAGAATAAGCATGAACATGGTAATATATAAAGCTTCAAATACATATGCACTGCCAAAAGATTCCTATAATTTATTACAGCGGTAAAAAAGATTGGAACTCCTTACTTAGTGGCATTAAatcaattgaaaattttcaaaggtACAAATCTATGGTCAAAGAGCACCTAATTAAAAATCTCGTAACAGAATGAAACAGTGATTTTGTGTACTAATAATCTCTACTTGAATACATGCATCTGTGATATTATATTTAAGCATACTTTTTATGATTCCGTTTTCCACCTAAGCCTTGACCCCCAATAATCTTGTCCTATGCCATTTTCTGTGTTATTACTTAAAtagaccccattggaaataagcttttagcttaatgggttatccataggTCCCTAGCATTTTAATACCACATGTGATTCTATAGTAATAACATTTAGGTATAATCTTATAAAAAGTATGTTAATATTGTGATACCGTgcaattttattgtaaagaatggTGATTTcgttttagaaaatatgttttatgaacaTGTTGCACTCTGTCGTGAACACAGCAGCCGCAGCTGACTCCTTCAAAGATATTGTTACTGTATTTGTTTCTTACCTCTATCCTCAGTCTTTAAATAGCAACTGGTGTATAAAGATTTGGAAATTTCATTGTTTGGCAAATGTGCGACAAAACAGGCGTGTAGCTCAATGTACGGCACAGTACGGCGTTTAGGCACTCCAAAATGGCGACTCCCACGAAACAGCGAAAAACATCGAAAAGTAATAAACAGACGCCAAGTCCAAGTCTTACAAAGAAAAGAACAGTTGTCGTAACAAAGGTTTATACATAAGTTTTTGATCCTGCAAGTAGATATGACTGACAACGTATTTAATTTGCTCTAATTAATTGGTAAAGTTGCAACTTATTCGACCATATACATACTTCggataaatttcataataatttttcagTTGGATATGAAGAAATTTGACGTAGCTACCGAATGCGAATTTTGCATGCTTAGAAAAAATTTTCATTATCTTATGTTCATCATGGTATCAGTAGTTTGAATTATACAGAGTATTTTGGTCAAAAGTCGGCCCCTATTTCCCTCGCCAAAAAGCATACTTAGCTAAAACTATAGCTTCAGAGATGTTATATGCTGTtttggatctctgagctgaaaggAACTCCGATTGAAACCTAAATTATCCTGTTATTTGGAACGGGTTCCATATgaatattttaccatattttacagcaaaatggACGTTGTTTCATTCCGAACCGGATATCTACTTTGGAACTACTTTTTTTAGTAAAGAataatttgatataataatacttaataataatatttattccaTATAGCTTTTTAAATACAGTCAAATCTTTCAGTTCCTCTATTGAATACCACAtccactgtggggaatcacatgatcaaaataatctctaaaccaaagttatattttgaaaaacatgaataaatttcctgtcatgataacggaaggtcttttcaccccaagacaccCAAAGACACCCCAAAACACCCAAAGACACctagaatattaatttatttgtatcatttaatatgaaattaggtgctacctaaaaggcagagctcccttgaaaaatcacagtgcccctttaaaattaaaggagtggtgttggaattgtctggaattatggattcgtttaggaagtttatgttctattaaatctattaaaattataactaTAATGATagttcatgatttctgaatgcatgttttagactgcatcaaatttaattcttgacatgtgaaatactcgaaagatattctgtatataattaaaagaaagttcgatatagattaaaatctgcaccaagataaagaagaaaaggtatttgaataatttctgttattcttattaaaacgtactgcatcaacaattttacataaattattatcatactggaaaccagtcacaaatgataacccattcaaattgaaaagcttcaaacctaacagaatctcattaggccaatagccgaaggaattttgtttctttgcgtgtgaatgtttggcaataaggacttaatgtaaaaagttaatgtttcaattccaaagttaatagaaattagacgcctggtatgggaaaattacaatcatttacatgactgtacaaagcttgttttaaactcAAAAGACTAGcatcttttaaaagttaatgatcagaattttacctgagaaaaacagtgtttgccgaaattctcgaaaaaccctgtttatttactgaacttctaagttaacatttctatgtTTTTTATGGTTAGCACTATAAAATAGGGATGGTAGTAAAACCTTTtagatgtttattgataattcatcgccaacagttttagttttttttggttttttttgttattgttgttttttttttttttgttttttttataaactctggtcagtgattttaaagctaacggatgaaataCATGcaaacggggagaagagcattttcTTTTATCCTAaagctgtttttgttttgaaagttatgtctactgactactgcacaggcactacattggaacctgacatcaaaactaaacacttgttaaatttagtttaatcataatttattgtatatatatatatatacatatttaatacacacacatacaacaagcatacataaatacatcaaaaaaatacttgttaaatttcacatgaatgactttagttatacaatattttcaaaactcataataatagaaaaaagaactgaaataaaaaaaaggaattgaaaaaaaaatctggtccaagtgaggttcgaactcacgacttctggttttcaacgcgaactcgctaaccactacaccactgtggagttatgacgtcatcatgacaaacataagtatatataataaagttcggtaatggcagcgtgacgaaagtcgtttcaaaatgaaattattgtattttatttcttttttcgtcgtagaaaatgtatttagcactaatgttttattatcaaacgtgcaattacatttttattcaatattcaaagcagtaagcgagacgcttttgtcaatcgtaaacagta from Mercenaria mercenaria strain notata chromosome 11, MADL_Memer_1, whole genome shotgun sequence includes the following:
- the LOC123532463 gene encoding uncharacterized protein LOC123532463; this translates as MLPLEINVLYEYHRTASADNVSRADTENRNDYCIECDNCGQLDSCVNCSYCGKPFCISSCRIPHETTCSRRSRLEAEITLNRIVSRDSLEISNANNVHSLQVPECNEKDCLDYLLVTNGNYCNPVLRYSLCILAISMVILGFATGIWSVTEGSINVQISACLSMVKSLIQLGLIFWLTCVHTGNAINARKTVYGSLPMLLIVMFTVIEMIFVNTPDEDLLTSGLFLRIFVIIDCVYGAAIVVIVLMLVARWSRKKRGVYDFNAEITGYRRMAVFSTGINSTSLEM